The following coding sequences lie in one Trichocoleus desertorum ATA4-8-CV12 genomic window:
- a CDS encoding transposase → MSLQPQAIPPIPEETAYVACAAFAKENRYLRMRDELGVFFKDQDFARLYPQCGHAAQTPWRLALITIMQFAENLSDRQAADAVRARIDWKYALSLDLTDAEFNFSVLSEFRDRLRASGAEQQLLEIMLQQFQQQDLLKAHGRQRTDSTHVIARVRDLTRLGLIGETLRHTLNTIAQVEPGWLRAQVPEEWYNHYGKRLEESQFPKTPPEWEALASRMGADGLHLLDAIYADAAPTHIRALGAVETLRQVWLQQFYAPTSSIELRTTKDSPLGALRLRSPQDTEARYSTKRSIEWTGYKVHLSESCEDSLPRVITHVETTQATTADQEAIPRIHQALKAKERAPKQHVVDQGYTSAQLLVKSQKDYGIDLLSSVALDSGWQAKAKDGFDLSQFEIDWTRKVVRCPNHKQSHLWTPGKDS, encoded by the coding sequence ATGTCGCTTCAACCTCAAGCCATTCCTCCAATTCCCGAAGAAACTGCTTATGTGGCTTGTGCTGCCTTTGCGAAAGAGAATCGCTACCTGCGGATGCGAGATGAACTCGGTGTCTTTTTCAAAGACCAAGATTTTGCTCGCTTGTATCCCCAGTGTGGGCATGCGGCTCAAACTCCTTGGCGGCTTGCCCTCATCACGATTATGCAATTTGCTGAGAACCTGTCAGACCGTCAAGCAGCCGATGCCGTTCGGGCTCGGATTGACTGGAAGTATGCGCTATCACTCGATCTCACTGATGCTGAGTTTAACTTTTCCGTGTTAAGTGAGTTTCGCGATCGATTACGAGCGAGTGGTGCAGAGCAACAACTGCTAGAAATCATGTTGCAGCAATTTCAACAGCAGGACTTACTGAAAGCTCATGGACGGCAGCGGACGGACTCGACGCATGTGATTGCCAGAGTCAGAGATTTAACTCGCTTGGGATTGATTGGCGAAACCCTCAGACACACCCTCAATACCATTGCCCAAGTAGAACCAGGTTGGTTACGAGCACAGGTGCCCGAGGAGTGGTACAACCATTATGGAAAACGCTTAGAAGAATCTCAGTTTCCCAAGACACCCCCCGAATGGGAGGCGCTAGCGAGCAGAATGGGGGCTGATGGCCTTCACCTACTCGATGCCATTTATGCAGATGCGGCTCCGACCCATATCCGAGCACTTGGGGCTGTCGAGACATTGCGTCAGGTTTGGCTGCAACAGTTTTATGCACCGACAAGTTCAATTGAGTTGCGAACAACCAAGGATAGCCCACTAGGGGCATTACGACTTCGTTCCCCTCAAGACACTGAAGCTCGTTATAGTACAAAACGCTCTATAGAATGGACTGGTTACAAGGTACATCTGAGCGAAAGTTGTGAGGACTCATTGCCTCGAGTGATCACCCATGTCGAAACCACCCAAGCAACCACCGCAGACCAAGAAGCAATTCCTCGAATTCATCAAGCTCTAAAAGCCAAAGAACGGGCACCTAAACAGCATGTTGTTGATCAGGGTTATACCTCAGCACAGTTGTTAGTGAAGAGTCAAAAAGACTACGGCATCGATCTGTTAAGTTCAGTTGCACTCGATAGTGGTTGGCAAGCCAAAGCAAAAGATGGCTTTGACTTATCTCAGTTTGAAATTGATTGGACACGCAAAGTCGTTCGCTGCCCGAACCACAAACAAAGCCATTTATGGACACCAGGGAAAGATAGCTAG
- a CDS encoding alpha/beta hydrolase, with translation MSISTRQQMIATSHGSLAVEEIGSGGIPVLLIHGNSFCRGVFRNQMQGQIVKKHCFIAFDLPGHGQSSNAADPKLSYTLPGLADATIELLNELGIAEVIVFGWSLGGHIGIEMIPRFPGMRGLMLCGAPPVSHDQMSQGFNASPHLGVAGKQELSEAEINAFVEGIIGKSAEPFLRNAVARADGRFRKRLFESARAGEGVNQRLIVESNPVPLAVVNGGADRLVNLDYFDTVAYANLWEGRCHRLSGLGHAPFWEAQEEFTPVLEHFLRDIETGRGTNSYKD, from the coding sequence ATGAGTATCTCAACCCGGCAGCAGATGATCGCTACGTCCCACGGCTCCCTTGCAGTCGAGGAGATTGGATCAGGCGGTATACCAGTGCTGCTGATCCATGGCAATTCGTTTTGTCGTGGCGTTTTCCGCAATCAGATGCAAGGACAGATCGTGAAGAAACATTGCTTCATCGCGTTCGATTTGCCAGGTCACGGGCAGTCCAGCAACGCAGCCGATCCGAAACTTAGCTACACGCTACCCGGACTTGCGGACGCCACCATCGAGTTGCTCAACGAGTTGGGTATAGCCGAGGTCATCGTGTTTGGTTGGTCGCTTGGCGGACATATCGGGATAGAGATGATTCCGCGTTTTCCGGGGATGCGAGGGCTGATGCTTTGCGGTGCCCCACCTGTGAGTCACGATCAGATGTCGCAAGGATTCAATGCGTCACCGCATCTGGGCGTCGCAGGCAAGCAGGAGTTGTCTGAAGCAGAGATCAACGCCTTCGTTGAAGGCATCATCGGTAAATCGGCTGAGCCATTCCTCCGGAATGCCGTCGCGCGTGCAGATGGCCGTTTTCGCAAGAGGCTGTTTGAGTCCGCGCGTGCCGGAGAAGGCGTGAACCAGCGTCTGATCGTGGAAAGCAATCCTGTTCCGCTCGCAGTGGTGAATGGTGGCGCGGATCGCTTAGTCAATCTTGATTACTTCGATACCGTCGCGTATGCCAATTTGTGGGAGGGCCGCTGTCATCGCCTGAGCGGACTAGGGCATGCCCCTTTCTGGGAAGCGCAGGAAGAATTCACTCCGGTACTCGAACATTTCCTACGGGATATCGAAACCGGCCGTGGAACCAATTCTTATAAAGACTGA
- a CDS encoding alpha/beta hydrolase, whose translation MPYVTVDQENSASIDIYYEDFGVGQPVVLIHGFPLSGHSWEKQVGVLLKEGYRVITYDRRGFGNSSQPSFGYDYDTFAADLNTLMTKLDLHDAVLVGFSMGTGEVTRYLGRYGSERVQKAVLMAPVPPFLLKTDDNPEGVDQSIFDGIMKAIVEDRPAYFSAFFREFFNVDVLLGDRISNEAIQASWNVAAGASAKGTLDCVPSWLTDFRDDLPRIDVPTLIIHGDADRMLPLASTAARLPQLIKDSCLVIIPDGPHAINWTHPDQVNPVLLDFLKED comes from the coding sequence ATGCCTTACGTTACTGTCGATCAAGAAAATTCTGCCAGCATTGATATTTACTACGAAGACTTCGGAGTGGGTCAACCTGTGGTGTTGATTCATGGGTTTCCACTCAGTGGTCATTCCTGGGAAAAACAGGTTGGAGTGTTGCTGAAAGAAGGCTACCGAGTCATCACTTACGATCGCCGAGGATTTGGCAACTCCAGTCAGCCTTCGTTTGGCTATGACTACGATACCTTTGCGGCGGATTTGAACACGCTGATGACCAAACTTGACTTGCATGACGCTGTGTTAGTCGGTTTCTCAATGGGAACAGGTGAAGTCACGCGCTATCTCGGCAGATATGGCTCAGAGCGGGTGCAGAAAGCCGTGCTGATGGCTCCAGTACCCCCCTTCCTACTAAAGACCGATGATAATCCTGAAGGCGTTGACCAAAGCATTTTTGATGGCATTATGAAAGCAATTGTTGAAGACCGTCCAGCCTACTTTTCTGCATTTTTCAGAGAATTCTTCAATGTGGATGTGCTGCTGGGCGATCGCATCAGCAATGAAGCAATTCAGGCAAGTTGGAATGTGGCAGCAGGGGCTTCTGCTAAAGGGACTTTAGATTGTGTGCCGTCCTGGCTGACTGATTTCCGCGACGATTTGCCCCGCATAGATGTACCAACGCTGATTATTCATGGCGATGCCGATCGCATGTTGCCGCTTGCATCTACCGCAGCAAGGCTGCCGCAGCTTATTAAGGACAGCTGTCTTGTCATTATCCCTGATGGACCGCACGCCATTAACTGGACTCATCCTGATCAGGTCAACCCTGTGCTGCTGGATTTTCTCAAAGAAGATTAA